The following coding sequences lie in one Mycobacterium sp. Z3061 genomic window:
- a CDS encoding oxygenase MpaB family protein, which yields MTATSTTATDPLGPDSLTWKYFGDLRTGMMGIWIGAIQNMYPELGAGVEEHSILLREPLQRVARSVYPIMGVVYDGDRAAQTGQQIKSYHRTIKGTDGAGRRYHALNPETFYWAHATFFMLVIKVAEYFCGGLTEAEKRQLFDEHVQWYRMYGMSMRPVPKSWEEFQEYWERVGREELEINQAVLDIFQIRIPKPKFVLMPTAVWDQLFKPMVAGQRWIAAGLFEPAVREKAGMRWTPGDEILLRAFGKLVELAFLAVPDEIRLHPRALAAYRRAEGRISGDAPLVEAPAFMAPPRDRRGLPMHYFPPKPRSPLEPARLIMERAGALVHGTLSIAGLRPARGRSRAA from the coding sequence ATGACCGCTACATCTACGACTGCGACTGACCCCCTCGGGCCCGACTCGCTGACCTGGAAGTATTTCGGCGACCTGCGTACCGGGATGATGGGCATCTGGATCGGCGCGATCCAGAACATGTATCCCGAACTCGGTGCCGGGGTCGAGGAGCACTCCATCCTGCTGCGTGAACCGCTGCAGCGCGTGGCCCGGTCCGTCTACCCGATCATGGGCGTGGTCTACGACGGCGACCGGGCGGCTCAAACCGGCCAGCAGATCAAGAGCTATCACCGCACCATCAAAGGAACCGACGGCGCGGGCCGGCGCTACCACGCGCTCAACCCGGAGACGTTCTACTGGGCGCACGCGACGTTTTTCATGCTCGTCATCAAGGTCGCGGAGTATTTCTGTGGCGGCCTGACCGAAGCCGAGAAGCGTCAGTTATTCGACGAGCACGTGCAGTGGTACCGGATGTATGGGATGAGCATGCGGCCGGTACCCAAGTCGTGGGAGGAATTCCAGGAGTACTGGGAGCGGGTCGGGCGCGAGGAGCTGGAGATCAACCAGGCGGTCCTGGACATCTTCCAGATCCGGATCCCCAAGCCGAAGTTCGTCCTGATGCCCACTGCGGTCTGGGACCAGCTGTTCAAGCCGATGGTTGCGGGTCAGCGCTGGATCGCGGCCGGCCTGTTCGAGCCCGCGGTGCGCGAGAAGGCCGGCATGCGCTGGACCCCGGGCGACGAGATACTGCTCCGCGCCTTCGGCAAGCTGGTGGAGCTGGCGTTCCTGGCGGTGCCCGACGAGATCCGGTTACATCCCCGCGCGTTGGCCGCCTATCGCCGCGCGGAGGGCCGAATCAGCGGTGACGCGCCATTGGTCGAGGCGCCCGCGTTCATGGCGCCACCCCGGGACCGCCGTGGGCTACCCATGCACTACTTCCCGCCTAAGCCCCGCTCCCCGCTTGAGCCCGCGCGCCTGATCATGGAGCGGGCCGGCGCGCTGGTGCACGGCACGCTGTCGATCGCCGGGCTGCGGCCGGCGCGCGGACGCAGCCGAGCGGCGTGA
- a CDS encoding adenylate/guanylate cyclase domain-containing protein has translation MVDFVKRARRLLPGDPEFGDPLSTAGEGGPRAAARAADRLLGDRDAASREVSLGVLQVWQAMTEAVSRKPANPEVTLVFTDLVGFSTWSLQAGDDAALTLLRQVARAVESPLLDAGGHIVKRMGDGIMAVFRRPGVAVKAVLAAQEAIKSVEVQGYRPRMRVGIHTGRPQRLGADWLGVDVNIAARVMERATKGGVMISGPTLDLIPQSDLDAMGVTAKRARRPMFASKLTGIPPDLAIYRLKTHKELSTSDNTNETNVHA, from the coding sequence GTGGTGGATTTCGTGAAGCGGGCACGACGCCTGCTGCCGGGGGATCCCGAGTTCGGTGATCCCTTGTCGACCGCCGGGGAGGGCGGTCCGCGAGCCGCCGCGCGAGCCGCCGACCGGCTGTTGGGCGATCGCGACGCGGCATCACGGGAGGTCAGCCTGGGGGTGCTACAGGTGTGGCAGGCGATGACCGAGGCCGTCTCCCGTAAGCCGGCAAACCCCGAGGTGACGCTGGTGTTCACCGATCTGGTGGGTTTCTCCACCTGGTCGCTACAAGCCGGGGACGACGCCGCCCTCACGCTGCTGCGTCAGGTCGCCAGGGCGGTCGAGTCTCCGTTGCTCGACGCCGGCGGGCATATCGTCAAGCGGATGGGCGACGGCATCATGGCGGTCTTTCGTCGTCCCGGAGTTGCGGTCAAGGCCGTCCTGGCTGCCCAAGAGGCGATCAAATCGGTTGAGGTGCAGGGCTATCGGCCGCGGATGCGGGTGGGGATCCACACTGGCCGACCGCAGCGGCTGGGTGCGGACTGGCTGGGTGTCGATGTGAACATCGCGGCACGGGTCATGGAGCGCGCCACGAAAGGCGGCGTGATGATCTCGGGCCCGACGCTGGACCTCATTCCGCAGAGCGATCTGGACGCGATGGGCGTCACCGCCAAGCGGGCGCGCCGACCGATGTTCGCCAGCAAGCTCACCGGCATTCCGCCAGATCTGGCTATCTATCGCCTGAAAACTCACAAAGAGTTGTCAACCAGCGATAACACAAATGAGACAAACGTCCATGCATAG
- a CDS encoding rhomboid-like protein translates to MLSNVFTGLSRVRFTVGYVAALFAVSTTMLMLSPQAHDRVIRHASTNLHNLSHGRLGTLVGSAFVVEAGPLWFWLPFLTCLLVLAELHLRTLRLLVAFLVGHVGATLVVAAALATAVKMGWMPWSITHASDVGMSYGALAALGALTATIPRSLRSAWIGWWISASVFAAIIGGDFTNAGHAVAVTLGVLVSLRFRAPIHWTSARLLMLLGSAGFGFLMLAHSMWGMAGGVVFGLSGALVAHLLTRRLGRVAAPVPELEPSAN, encoded by the coding sequence ATGCTTTCTAACGTTTTCACCGGGTTGTCGCGCGTCCGCTTCACTGTGGGCTACGTGGCGGCTCTGTTCGCCGTCAGCACGACGATGCTGATGCTCAGCCCGCAGGCCCATGACCGCGTGATCCGGCACGCCAGCACCAACCTGCACAATTTGTCGCACGGCAGGCTCGGCACCCTGGTCGGCAGCGCCTTCGTCGTCGAAGCGGGGCCGTTGTGGTTCTGGCTGCCCTTCCTGACCTGCCTGCTGGTGCTGGCCGAACTGCACCTGCGCACCCTCCGGCTGCTGGTGGCGTTTCTGGTCGGCCATGTGGGTGCCACGCTGGTGGTCGCGGCGGCGCTGGCGACGGCTGTGAAGATGGGCTGGATGCCGTGGTCGATCACCCACGCCAGCGACGTCGGGATGAGCTACGGCGCGCTGGCGGCGCTCGGCGCGTTGACCGCCACGATCCCACGGTCCCTGCGGTCGGCGTGGATCGGATGGTGGATATCGGCGAGCGTGTTCGCCGCGATCATCGGCGGCGACTTCACCAACGCCGGTCACGCCGTCGCGGTCACCCTCGGTGTCCTGGTCTCGCTGCGCTTCCGCGCCCCGATCCACTGGACATCGGCGCGACTGCTCATGCTGCTCGGATCGGCGGGGTTCGGCTTCCTGATGCTGGCGCACAGCATGTGGGGTATGGCCGGTGGCGTCGTGTTCGGCCTGTCGGGGGCGCTGGTGGCGCACCTCCTGACCAGGCGTTTGGGTCGCGTCGCCGCTCCCGTTCCGGAGCTTGAGCCCTCAGCAAACTAG
- a CDS encoding PE domain-containing protein, whose translation MSFVIADPEMLLAAASDLEGIRSGLVMANATTGPATALAPAAADEVSAAVAGVFGAYGREYRALSAQVEAYHARFVQALAAGANSFATAEAANTSILQSLEEQLLRVVNAPTQLLLGRPLIGDGADASVAGGRGGDGGLLFGNGGRGAAGAGGQAGGAGGDAGLFGNGGAGGNGGAGAPGGAGGRAGLLLGRPGIAGLPGSITPPTPVGTGVFSPYVDMTLWPQFDFTGASRIGSIEDVTLGFITANSAGQPAWGGFDAYTIGNGAGVPSGNLLFQINSQMDAMRAAGINATISFGGAANQELALTGGTAAELAAKYTSVMNAYGIHKLDFDIEGAALGDTASLKLRSQAIASLQTTGIAAGKPVDVSFTLPVMPTGLTADGLRAVQIAVDNHVQISHVNIMAMDYYDPSLPYAGKMGDYAIQAATAVHGQLATLYPSKTSAQIWSMVDVTPMIGVNDDPAEIFSLADAQKLTTFAEQNNLGGLHMWSANRDFPGAPGVLTNVSSGVAQNPWQFSQTFEQFDS comes from the coding sequence ATGTCGTTTGTGATAGCCGATCCGGAGATGCTGCTGGCTGCCGCATCTGACCTGGAAGGGATTCGTTCCGGACTGGTCATGGCCAACGCAACGACCGGTCCGGCGACGGCACTCGCGCCCGCGGCCGCCGACGAGGTGTCCGCGGCCGTTGCGGGAGTGTTCGGTGCCTACGGTCGGGAATACCGCGCGCTGAGCGCCCAGGTGGAGGCTTACCACGCCCGGTTTGTGCAGGCCCTGGCCGCGGGTGCGAATTCGTTCGCCACCGCCGAGGCGGCGAACACCTCGATTCTGCAGTCCCTCGAAGAGCAGCTGCTCAGAGTTGTGAACGCGCCCACCCAGTTGCTGTTGGGCCGCCCGTTGATCGGCGACGGCGCCGACGCTTCGGTGGCCGGAGGACGCGGCGGCGACGGCGGGTTGCTGTTCGGAAATGGCGGCCGCGGGGCGGCGGGTGCCGGTGGCCAGGCCGGTGGTGCCGGTGGGGACGCCGGGTTGTTCGGAAACGGTGGTGCCGGCGGGAACGGCGGCGCCGGCGCGCCCGGCGGTGCCGGCGGGCGGGCCGGACTGCTGTTGGGCCGGCCCGGAATCGCCGGGCTCCCCGGTAGCATCACGCCGCCGACACCGGTCGGCACGGGTGTGTTCTCTCCCTACGTCGACATGACGCTGTGGCCGCAGTTCGACTTCACGGGCGCGAGCCGGATCGGCAGCATCGAAGACGTCACGTTGGGATTCATTACTGCCAACTCCGCAGGCCAGCCCGCCTGGGGAGGCTTCGACGCGTACACCATCGGCAACGGCGCCGGGGTGCCGAGCGGCAACCTGCTCTTCCAGATCAACAGCCAGATGGACGCCATGCGCGCCGCGGGGATCAATGCCACCATCTCGTTCGGCGGCGCGGCCAACCAGGAACTCGCGCTGACCGGCGGGACAGCCGCCGAGCTGGCAGCGAAGTACACATCGGTGATGAACGCGTACGGAATTCACAAGCTGGACTTCGACATCGAAGGTGCGGCGCTGGGCGACACCGCCTCGCTCAAACTTCGCTCGCAGGCGATCGCATCACTGCAGACCACCGGAATCGCCGCCGGCAAGCCGGTGGATGTCTCGTTCACGCTCCCGGTGATGCCGACAGGCCTGACCGCCGACGGCCTGCGGGCCGTTCAGATCGCCGTCGACAACCACGTGCAGATCAGCCACGTGAACATCATGGCGATGGACTACTACGATCCGTCCTTGCCGTACGCCGGCAAGATGGGGGACTACGCGATCCAGGCGGCCACCGCCGTCCACGGCCAATTGGCGACGTTGTACCCGTCCAAGACCAGCGCGCAGATCTGGTCGATGGTCGACGTGACCCCGATGATCGGCGTCAACGACGACCCAGCCGAGATCTTCAGCCTGGCTGACGCCCAGAAGCTCACCACCTTCGCCGAGCAGAACAACCTCGGTGGCCTGCACATGTGGTCGGCGAACCGCGACTTCCCGGGCGCCCCGGGTGTGTTGACGAATGTCAGCAGTGGAGTGGCGCAGAACCCGTGGCAGTTCTCGCAGACTTTCGAGCAGTTCGACTCCTGA
- the pheS gene encoding phenylalanine--tRNA ligase subunit alpha, which yields MGDQPVDLSPEALAEAVEAAQQAIAAAGSLDALAHTKTEYLGDRSPLALARQALGSLPKEQRADAGKRVNVARGEAQRSYDERLATLRAERDAAVLVAERIDVTLPSTRQPTGARHPITMLAEHIADTFIAMGWELAEGPEVETEQFNFDALNFPPDHPARSEQDTFYIAPEDSRQLLRTHTSPVQVRTLLERELPVYIISIGRTFRTDELDATHTPVFHQVEGLAVDRGLTMAHLRGTLDAFARAEFGPLARTRMRPHFFPFTEPSAEVDVWFEGKKGGADWVEWGGCGMVHPNVLRAAGIDPEVYSGFAFGMGLERTLQFRNGIPDMRDMVEGDIRFSLPFGVGA from the coding sequence GTGGGTGATCAACCCGTCGACCTGTCGCCGGAAGCCCTGGCCGAGGCGGTCGAGGCTGCCCAGCAGGCCATCGCGGCCGCCGGCAGTCTGGATGCGCTCGCGCACACCAAGACCGAATACCTCGGCGACCGTTCTCCGCTGGCGCTGGCGCGACAGGCGCTGGGCAGCCTGCCCAAGGAGCAGCGCGCCGACGCCGGCAAGCGGGTCAATGTCGCCCGTGGCGAAGCCCAGCGCAGCTACGACGAGCGCCTGGCGACACTGCGTGCCGAGCGTGACGCGGCAGTACTGGTGGCCGAACGCATCGACGTGACCCTGCCCTCGACCCGGCAACCGACCGGCGCGCGGCACCCCATCACGATGCTGGCCGAGCACATCGCCGACACCTTCATCGCAATGGGGTGGGAACTCGCCGAGGGCCCCGAGGTGGAAACCGAGCAGTTCAACTTCGATGCCCTCAACTTCCCGCCCGATCACCCGGCGCGCAGCGAACAGGACACCTTCTACATCGCCCCGGAGGACTCGCGGCAACTCCTGCGCACCCACACCTCGCCGGTGCAGGTACGGACCCTGCTCGAGCGCGAGCTGCCCGTCTACATCATCTCCATCGGCCGGACGTTCCGCACCGACGAGCTCGACGCCACCCACACACCCGTCTTCCACCAGGTCGAGGGGTTGGCCGTGGACCGGGGGCTGACGATGGCGCATCTGCGCGGCACCCTCGACGCGTTTGCCCGCGCCGAATTCGGGCCGCTGGCGCGCACCCGGATGCGCCCGCACTTCTTCCCGTTCACCGAGCCGTCGGCCGAGGTGGACGTCTGGTTCGAGGGCAAGAAGGGCGGCGCCGACTGGGTGGAGTGGGGTGGCTGCGGAATGGTGCACCCCAACGTCCTGCGGGCCGCCGGCATCGACCCGGAGGTCTACTCCGGCTTCGCCTTCGGAATGGGATTGGAACGAACCCTGCAGTTCCGCAACGGGATACCCGACATGCGGGACATGGTCGAAGGTGACATCCGGTTCTCGCTGCCGTTCGGGGTGGGGGCCTGA
- the pheT gene encoding phenylalanine--tRNA ligase subunit beta yields MRIPYSWLREVVSVGAPGWDVGPGELEQALVRIGHEVEEVARLGPVEGPLAVGRVTRIEELSGFKKPIRACLVDVGNPEPQEIVCGATNFAVGDLVVVALPGATLPGDFTIAARKTYGRNSNGMICSAAELGLGADHSGILVLPPGTAEPGADAATVLGLDDVVFHLAITPDRGYGLSVRGLAREIACAFDLDFVDPAAVEPLPAQGEAWPLTVDPATGVRRFALRPVTGIDPAAVSPWWLQRRLLLCGIRATSPAVDVTNYVMLELGHPMHAHDRSRITGGFQVRFARPGERVVTLDDIERKLEPVDVLIVDDVATAAIGGVMGADSTEVRADSTDVLLEAAVWDPAAISRTQRRLHLPSEAARRYERAVDPAISVAVLDRCARLLVDIAGGVAEPALTDWRGDPPREDWSPPAIEISADLPDRIAGVAYPPGTTARRLTQVGARVRQDGGTLTVTPPSWRPDLRQPADLVEEVLRLEGLEAIPSVLPSAPAGRGLTATQLRRRAIGKSLALSGYVEILPTPFLPAGVFDLWGLPAEDPRRSTTHVINPLEADRPQLATTLLPALLEALHRNVSRGLADVALFAVAQVVQPTEQTRAVELIPVHRRPTDAEIATLDASLPRQPQHVAAVLTGLREPRGPWGPGRAVEAADAFEAVRIIARASGVDITLQAAQYLPWHPGRCAEVLAAGSVVGHAGQLHPAVIERTGLPKGTCAVELNLDAIPVGGVPPAPRVSPFPAVFQDVSLVVAQDVPARAVEDAVREGAGELLEHLQLFDVFVGPQIGEDRKSLTFALRFRAPDRTLTEDDATAARDAAVRCAAERVGAELRS; encoded by the coding sequence ATGCGCATTCCCTACAGCTGGCTGCGTGAGGTCGTCTCCGTCGGTGCGCCGGGTTGGGATGTCGGCCCCGGTGAGCTCGAGCAGGCCCTGGTGCGCATCGGTCACGAGGTGGAAGAGGTCGCCAGGCTCGGCCCGGTCGAGGGCCCGCTTGCCGTGGGCCGGGTGACCCGGATCGAGGAACTCAGCGGTTTCAAGAAACCCATCCGGGCCTGCCTGGTCGACGTCGGCAACCCCGAGCCACAGGAAATCGTTTGTGGCGCAACCAACTTCGCGGTCGGCGACCTGGTGGTGGTGGCACTGCCCGGAGCAACCCTGCCCGGAGACTTCACCATCGCCGCGCGCAAGACCTACGGGCGCAACTCCAACGGGATGATCTGCTCTGCGGCCGAGCTCGGTCTGGGGGCTGATCATTCCGGGATCCTGGTGCTGCCGCCGGGCACCGCGGAACCCGGCGCCGACGCCGCGACGGTGCTGGGACTGGACGACGTGGTCTTCCACCTGGCCATCACCCCAGATCGCGGCTACGGCCTGTCGGTGCGGGGGCTGGCGCGCGAGATCGCCTGCGCCTTCGACCTCGACTTCGTCGATCCCGCTGCCGTGGAGCCATTGCCGGCCCAGGGTGAGGCGTGGCCGCTGACGGTGGACCCCGCGACCGGGGTGCGCCGGTTCGCGCTGCGCCCCGTCACCGGGATCGATCCGGCGGCGGTGTCACCGTGGTGGTTGCAGCGCCGGCTGCTGCTGTGCGGCATCCGCGCCACCTCACCGGCCGTCGACGTCACCAACTACGTGATGCTTGAACTCGGCCACCCGATGCACGCCCACGACCGCTCCCGCATCACCGGCGGCTTCCAGGTGCGCTTTGCGCGGCCCGGGGAGAGGGTCGTCACCCTCGACGACATCGAACGCAAGCTGGAACCGGTCGATGTGCTGATCGTCGACGACGTCGCGACCGCGGCCATCGGCGGCGTGATGGGGGCCGACAGCACCGAAGTGCGCGCCGACTCGACCGATGTGCTGCTCGAGGCCGCCGTCTGGGATCCGGCCGCGATCTCGCGAACCCAACGACGTCTGCACCTGCCCAGTGAGGCGGCGCGCCGCTACGAGCGCGCCGTCGACCCGGCCATCTCGGTAGCCGTGCTCGACCGGTGCGCCAGATTGCTCGTCGACATCGCCGGGGGAGTCGCCGAACCCGCCCTGACCGACTGGCGGGGCGACCCGCCGCGGGAGGACTGGTCGCCGCCGGCGATCGAGATTTCTGCTGACCTGCCGGACCGCATCGCCGGCGTGGCCTATCCGCCCGGCACCACCGCGCGGCGCCTCACGCAGGTCGGCGCAAGGGTGCGCCAGGACGGCGGCACGCTGACCGTCACGCCGCCGAGTTGGCGTCCCGACCTGCGCCAACCCGCCGACCTGGTCGAAGAGGTGCTCCGGCTCGAGGGTCTCGAGGCGATCCCGTCGGTGCTGCCGTCGGCACCTGCGGGGCGCGGACTCACCGCCACCCAGCTGCGCCGGCGCGCGATCGGTAAGTCGCTGGCCCTGTCCGGTTACGTCGAGATCCTTCCCACGCCGTTCCTGCCGGCCGGCGTGTTCGATCTGTGGGGGCTGCCGGCCGAGGATCCGCGGCGCAGCACCACCCACGTGATCAACCCGCTGGAGGCCGACCGCCCGCAGCTGGCCACCACACTGTTGCCGGCCCTGTTGGAAGCCTTGCACCGCAACGTTTCCCGGGGCCTGGCCGACGTCGCACTGTTCGCCGTCGCGCAGGTGGTGCAACCCACCGAGCAGACCCGTGCCGTCGAGCTCATCCCGGTCCACCGGCGTCCCACCGACGCCGAGATCGCCACGCTGGATGCATCGCTGCCCCGCCAACCGCAGCACGTCGCCGCGGTGCTCACGGGGTTGCGCGAGCCGCGTGGTCCATGGGGGCCGGGCCGGGCCGTGGAGGCCGCGGATGCATTCGAGGCGGTGAGGATCATCGCGCGCGCGAGTGGCGTGGACATCACGCTGCAAGCCGCCCAATACCTGCCGTGGCATCCGGGCCGGTGCGCTGAGGTCCTCGCCGCCGGCTCCGTCGTCGGGCATGCGGGACAACTGCACCCGGCCGTCATCGAACGCACAGGGCTGCCGAAGGGGACGTGCGCAGTCGAGCTGAACCTTGACGCCATTCCTGTCGGCGGGGTGCCGCCCGCGCCCCGGGTGTCGCCCTTCCCGGCCGTATTCCAGGACGTCAGCCTGGTGGTGGCGCAGGACGTCCCCGCCCGAGCGGTCGAGGACGCGGTGCGCGAAGGAGCCGGCGAACTGCTCGAACACCTGCAACTGTTCGACGTCTTCGTCGGCCCGCAGATCGGCGAGGATCGTAAGTCGCTGACGTTCGCGCTGCGGTTCCGGGCGCCGGATCGCACCCTCACCGAGGACGATGCCACCGCGGCCCGTGATGCCGCGGTGCGGTGTGCGGCGGAGCGGGTGGGGGCCGAGCTTCGTAGCTGA
- the folE gene encoding GTP cyclohydrolase I produces the protein MTNLASQPDNVIEMAAGGTIPSLAHRWFEMPTRDISEVQWERFRSSIAEIFTAFGMDLQTPGTRETPQRFLKALYDITAGYDGDPKLATSFPTEHGESGEAAPSQVIEGPIDFNCLCEHHALPFFGTAFIGYIAGDQIIGISKLTRLVRLFARRFTVQERLGEQIADGLIALINPRGVAVHLEAAHLCTHLRGVEEHSRTTTTVWRGEFADADLRREFLAEVRSLRRG, from the coding sequence ATGACGAACTTGGCCAGTCAACCGGACAACGTCATCGAGATGGCCGCCGGGGGGACGATTCCCAGCCTGGCGCACCGTTGGTTCGAAATGCCGACCCGGGACATCTCCGAGGTGCAGTGGGAGCGTTTCCGGTCCTCGATCGCCGAGATCTTCACCGCGTTCGGGATGGACCTGCAGACGCCGGGAACCCGGGAGACTCCGCAGCGGTTTCTGAAGGCGCTCTACGACATCACCGCCGGCTACGACGGCGATCCGAAGCTTGCGACGAGTTTTCCCACCGAGCACGGCGAGTCCGGGGAAGCCGCGCCCTCGCAGGTGATCGAGGGGCCGATCGACTTCAACTGCCTCTGCGAACATCATGCCCTGCCGTTCTTCGGGACCGCGTTCATCGGTTACATCGCGGGCGACCAGATCATCGGTATCTCGAAGTTGACGCGGCTCGTTCGGCTGTTCGCGCGCCGGTTCACGGTTCAGGAGCGGCTGGGCGAGCAGATTGCCGACGGCCTGATCGCGCTGATCAACCCGCGCGGCGTGGCTGTGCACCTGGAAGCCGCGCATCTCTGTACGCACCTTCGGGGCGTCGAGGAGCATTCGCGGACGACCACGACGGTCTGGCGCGGGGAGTTCGCGGACGCCGATCTGCGCCGTGAGTTCCTCGCCGAGGTGCGTTCGCTGCGCCGCGGATAG